The Candidatus Hydrogenedens sp. genome contains the following window.
TTCACTTCTCGGGCTGTAATCGGGCAAAGGGCACAGGTAGGGTCATTGGCAAGTCCCGCAAGATGAACCACAACATCCATCTCATTAAAAAGGTCGGGAAACTCCTGCCAATGACGAATATCGCCTTGAATTATTTCTACATCTGTATTTTTTAACCAATCTGCTTCTTCAGGGAAGCCAAAGCACATACGGTCAAATATACGAACTTTATGTCCCTTCTGTAATAATTCATAAGTAACCCAACATCCTAAATATCCAGCACCGCCTGTAACAAGTATTTTCATTATAATTGACTCCCAAATGTAAAAATATTTACTATAATTCTATCACTAAAATATAAAACAATTATAAATTAAAGGAATTGTTATGCGAAACATCGTATTTATTTTTATATTTTTTTGTTTAATTGTTTTCATCAACCAAAATATTTTTTCTCAAGAAAATCCGTGCTTAAAGGAAATTAAAGACTTAGTCCCTTTTGAGGGAATACCCAATCTATTTCAGTTTTGTGATGGGACCCCAGTAAAAACAGTTCAGGATTGGGAAAAACGCAGAAATGAATTAAAAGATATTCTTATGTTTTATGAATACGGACATTTACCACCACCAGCAAAAATAAAAAAATCGGAATTGATTGTTGAAGAAAAATTTTATAACGACAAAGGTATATACAGAGAATATAGCGTCTATTACGGACCCCCTGATTTCAAGTTGGATGTTATGATGTTTTTACCTGTATCTGCAAAAGAAAAACCCTGTCCTGTTATTCTATTTATACCGAAATTCTGGAAGGAGAATGATGATAATAAAGAAATTGCTATGAAATGTATTGACCGTGGTTATGCTCTCTGTCTCTATGATAAAAGTGTCCTGGACGATGACAGTGGGAACAGAGACCAGATGATATACAAACTATATCCCGATTGTGATTGGGGTTCGTTAGGTGTTTGGGGATGGGGTGCTTTACGCGTTCTCGATTTTCTCGAAACGATTCCTGAAGTGAACACAAAACAATTGACATTAACAGGGCATTCGCGTAGGGGCAAAGCCTCTATGTGGGCAAGTGCAAATGATGAACGAATACCATTAGTCATACCTCAATCCAGTGGAACAGGCGGTTGCGGTTCGTATCGAATTGTAGGAAAAGGGTCAGAGACATTAAAAGCCATTACAACAGATGTTGCTCCTTACTGGTTTGTTCCCCGATTAAAAGATTTTATTGATAAAGAAGACCGACTACCTTTCGACCAGCACTTCTTGAAAGCATTAATTGCTCCGCGTGGACAATTATCCCGTGAATCCTTAGGGGATTTATGGGCAAACCCTATGGGGACCCAAGTAATGCATGAATGCACTGTCCCTGTATACCAATTCTTAGGGGTTCCTGAAAATATTGGGATACATTTTAGGGAGGGCGGGCATGCTTTACAACCTTCCGATTGGGATGTTGTTCTTGATTTCTCAGATTATTTCTTCTTTAAAAAGAATCCGCCAAAAGGACTGAATGTCTTACCCTTTAAAAACACTCCGAAACCATCATGGGCTACATCTAATCCGAACCAGAATAAATAGATATTAAGAGTATTTGATAATAAAAAATGGATATAAGACTAAATATCATTTTAATTAAGATGGCAAAATGACACGATTTGGTGTTTCCCCAAAAAAAGAGCAAGAACTTATCCAATGGATGGAACGGTTGGAAATTAAAGAAGAAGATTTAGAAGAAAGATTTATTTCCTCTCGAGGACCTGGTGGACAAAATGTAAACCATACATCCACAGGCGTTTATATAAAACATACTCCTTCAGGTATTGAGGTAAAAGTAGATACATCTCGTTCCCAATCATTAAATCGTTTCTTTGCTCGACGCAGACTTTGCGAATTGATAGAATATCAACGATATGGAAAAGAATCCTCTCTTATAAAAAAAATAAATAAAGAGAAAAAGCAAAAACAAAGAAGAAATAGGCGCTCAAGAAAAAAATACCTTAAAACAGAACCATCAGAAAAAATAGACCCATCAGATTAGTAGTGTTAATTGTTTGATTAACAAGACATAAGTAATATAACAGAACAGAAAATCTTTTTCTCTATTAAATCAGTTACTTTGCAACACTATCTTGTTTTAGCAAAAGCCATCTCTGGGGAGTAAAGATACTCCCCAGAAATTTCTTAAAAATTATACTTTTACTTTACCATGCCTAATCCAGAAGAATAATGCAATAACAGTTATGACTGTAAAAGCAATGCTGAATACATTAACTAATGGTATCCCTTTTTCAACATTTAACATGACCTGATTAGAGGAAACCGTCTCACGAACATCGGTAACTTCTACCCAGTATAAACCTGCATCATCCGAACTTACTTCTGCGATTTCTAATATAGGTGAATCTGTTCCAATATTTTGAATTTCCTTACCTTTTCCTAACGGCTGGAATTTCCATTGATAGTGTAGTTCAACTAAGCCACCTGTAACTTCTACTTCAAATCGCCATGTATCGCCTTCACTCGCTGTGCCACCTGTAGGCTGTTGGAGAAATTCTGCATGAGAACCAATCACAACCCGTGCTTGTTCTGATTGGACGGTATCTTTCTCATCACGAACTTCAACCCAGTAATTACCCGTCAATGATGGATCTAATTGAGGTGAAATATAAATCGCATCAGTATTTGTACCGGGAGCAGGTTCTGCGTCACGATACCATGTATATTGTTTATTTCCGAAGCCATCGGTTGTTTGAACACTTAATTGGAAATTCGGAGCTTCACCTATATACATTAATACTTCCTGGGGCTGCTGCGTAATCGCCAAATCTTCACCTACATATACCTGACAAATGTTGGATTGTAATCCTTCGCGTTCATCAAGCACATGCACATAATACAACCCTGTATTGGTAGTTGTAGGATTGCCTAAATCAATCGTTGGAGAATTCTCATTTATTTGGACATATCCACTACCATCATCGAACCACCATTCATAATTAAGATTACCCAATCCACCTGACAGTGAAACAGATAAAGTCAATGGCTCATTATACGGCGCGTATTTTACCGCAGGCAGGTTGTTAACAAACTGCATATGTTCTGCAATTACTAATTCTGCTGTATCGGAGTTGATATTATTCTCCGGCACATCATCACTGACTACGCAGTAGTAAGTACCGGAGGCATCTGTAGTTAATGGAGCAATGATATAAGAGGATTGGTTATTAACACCCGGTGCAGGTTGACTATCCTTCATCCACAGGTAACGGATAGTACCATATCCACCACTTACACTGACCTGAAGTGTATGAGAAGTATATTCGCCCACATACACACGCAAGCCAGTTGGTTGAGATGTAATAGTAAGTGGGTCATCCACTATCATTAAGAACACCGCCTCAGAAGTTACACTATCCGTGCCACTATCTTCTATTACTACATCGTAGAAATCTTCATCCGTCTCGCTCAAGTTGTTAAGTGTGAGCATATTTCCACCGGGTTGTTGCTCTGGAGGTAAATTGCCAATACTGGCTCTACGCCATGTATATGTGATAGGTAGAATACCACCATTGATTTCGACAGTAAATTGCACATTTTGTCCCGGATTACGAACAGCGTTTTGCGGCTGCACAGTTATGGTAAGATGTGGCACTACGCTTAATGTCCCTGCTTGAGATACTTTACTTTCCCCATTGCCATCGTTATCTGTCACCACACAACGATAAATACCACTTTCATTATTAGTAGGTGAAGAGACAGTTAATGTACTTGTATCTACGCCTGAAAATGGAGAGGTATTACTTAACGCCTCGCCTCCGTCTAAAATACCGTTATTATTCAGGTCTTTGAACCACTGATACCGATATGGCGTTACTCCACCACTTGCAAGGACAGTTAATTGGACATTCGGTGTCCCTTCATACACTGTAGTCTGACTTGCAGGACCATACACCGCTAACGGGTCGTTTACGGTAATCTGTACGGTATTGGATACCGTCTGCCCATAAGGAATTATACCGAGTTCGTCTGTGATAACGACATCATATTCGCCATTATCTTCGGGACCGGCAGGTGAGAGGTCTAAGTAGGGTAAGTTGGGAGCACCTAACGATACGCCGCCTTTCCGCCAGTCGTAGGATAGAACTCCTTTACCTCCTGTCGCATTTGTAGTTATTAACAGGCTTTGTCCTGTTGTATAATTGCCACCAACAGGTTGTAAAGTAATAGATACAGGGGCGTAAATAATCACACTTGTATTATTATCGCTCAATTCCGTATGTGTGCTATCCGTAACTTCAACTGTATAAATACCTGCATCCGTGAGGGTGGCCGGATTTATGGTCAAAGACGGCGAAGTAGTAATTGCTACTTGCCCTCCATTTTTTAACCAACGATAGGACTTACTCCCTGTTCCACCAATGACCTGTGCATTGATATTAAAGGATGCCCCTTGATAAGTTTCTACAACTGTTGGGTTGAGTGTAATGTCCATACCCACTTTAAAAGAAACATTAATTCCTTCCGGCACTGTAGTTGTCCAGATATTTCCATCAGGAATTGTGCCAAGATTATACGTAGATGAACCATCTACATAAAGTTCTACTTCATGAGCATCTGCTCCGCCATTGTTAACAAGAAAAACTTGTTTAAAATCTTTGAAAGGCGAATTTGAACCTGAAAGAACAACCATTTCGACTAAGTCAACGCCCGGAGTAACTACTTGCGATTTATTCCAGAAATTAGACAATGTAAAACCACCTGTAGCAGGGCCATTAACTAATTGCGGAATTAATGGAGACTGTATTAATAGATTGTAAGGAGCAGGTGCTTTCAAAACCGTGTCATTTGTCGTGTTTCCTGACAAAATATCGTCTGAAAACACAGGATAGTTAGGTGTTCTCATATTTGATATATGAGTAAAACGGCCTATAATGTTGGAACTGGAATCGGAAGTATGATTTTCACAAATAATAGTCCCTGAAGAAGATAAAATAATACTACCGTGTAGTTTTACCATACCCGGTGTGCCTAATCCTCCGTTACCACCTGCACCGGAAGAGCCACTCTGTCCTCCTGAACCGCCAATTCCACCACGACCACCACGAGCACCAGCACCACCAGGACCGCCCCATGTTGTTATTGGGAAACACCATGCTACTGTATTTGCATAATAACCTTGAGTTCCCCCATTTCCTCCTGCTCCCCAGCCCCAATTATCGCATGGGTCTATACCTCCTGAACCCGCATTGGGAGGAATAATAGAACCTCCATTGCCGGGAGCAGATGAGGAAATATTGGTTTGTCCTCCAAATTGAAGAAGACCTCTTGCAGAAAGGACAGCAACACCACCGCCATTTCCACCTTGTCCACCGTCGCGGGCTTTACTTGCTGTTCCACCGTTTCCGCCTGCACCACCAGAACCACCAGCACCTCCATATCCACCTGCTCCTCCAAACCCATCTACTCCAGAACCTCCACAATTATGACATGGTGTATTCCATGCTGCGCCACCTCCGCCACCACTACCGCCACTACCGCCACCTCCTCCTTTTCCACCACCTTGTCCTCCACCACCGCCACCTCCTCCGCCTCCTCCGCCTCCTCCAGAACCTCCTGCCAGAGACAAATTATCTGCAGATGCAATAAAAGAGCCGTTTCCACCAGAAGAACCATTTTGCCCGCTATTCCCGGGAGCTCCTACCGTAGCATTTCCACCATTGCCACCTTCCGTACCATTACCACCAGGACCACCATTATTACACAATACTACACCTGAACCGCCTCCGGGTGAACCTCCATTGCCCGCAGAACCACCATTTGACCATACTGCGGAAGCACCTCCAGCCTCACCTCTGGAACCACCGGTTCCACCGGAACCCATTCCACCAAAACCTGCTTGTCCTGTTGAACCTGCAACACCCGGTTGACCTCCTGAACCTTGATAACCAGAACCGCCCGCAGTACCTCCATAACTTGTCCCGGCCTGTCCATTACCCCCATTGGTATAATCCCCCCCTGCACCACCCGGGGCTGCTCCTGCTCCACTACCATAGGCTGTACCTCCACTACCTCCAGAACCACCATTCCCCCCTGTACCACCTGCTCCACCAACACCACCTCCTGCCCGTCCGGGGACCGTACCAGAAACATCTAAAGTAGTATTCCATGTTATATCTTTAGTAGCACAAATAACTAAAGGATTTGTTCCAGATACATTGACCGTAACACCGGAGGGAACATATATATTCTGAAAATTAAATTTTCCTACATAATTTCCACCACCTATGTCTAACAATTGTCCTTGAATCATAGGACCTGAATTAATGCGATAAAATGGCTGATTTGTATTAGTTCCTGTGTAAAGGGTAAGACTGTCTCCTGAATTTAATTCTAAATTTCCTAAAGTCCCATTACTAAGGTAAATATCTGTTGATGAAAATTGGGGAAGTTTAAAATAATAATTCGGATAAGAGCCTCCTTGATTGGGGTTTCCCGCTGTATCTGTACAACAACTTCCGGGTATTGTAATCGTAACAAATATATCTGAAGCACGGGAGACTGTTATCCCAAAATTATATGTTGCACCATTTCCCGAAAAATCTGTTACCTGAGCGATACCACTACCGGATACAGATAACTGAATATCACTCGAAGTAAAACCCGTTACAGGTTCACTAAAAGTTGCCGTAAAACTCGCATAAGTAGTTTCATTGGGCTGAGAAGTATTCGTGGTTATTAACACGGTAGGAGATGTAGTGTCAATCGTATAGGATTCGCCAGCAGTATAGTTTCCATTTCCCTGACCAAAATTTACACCTAAAGCATTACCCAGAACACGCCAATTTAAATCATACACCGTGTCTCGGTCAATAAAATCAATACTTATATCACCACTACCTGTTCCCCGATTAATTGTTACTGTGCGCGTGCTATCACTACCAGAAACAGATAAGATAGATGCACCACTGAAACCGGCGCCATCTATAACAAAATCGTCTACTGTAACATTCAAAACAGGTTCCGTAAAGGTTACAATAAACTCCAAGGTTGTTGCATTTGTAGGATTTGGAGCCAATGGGTTACGTGCAATAGAAGCGACATAAGGAGGTGTGGTATCCATAAGCCAATTAGCAAAAAATTGATAAAGAGCATGTCCACATAAATCACGATATCCTGTTGTATTCAAATGTATTGGATCATTTCCATTATTTGCAAGAGCCGCACGGGCAGTCGGATATTCAATCAAACCGCCCGGGAAAGGAATATAATTAGGCGGGTCTCCGGGTATAGGACTGGTATTACTAGCAAACGGCGGACGGTAAACAGGTCCTGCATCCCAAAAGCCAGGATGTCCATATCGATAATGTTGTAAACCAAAGTTATGGATATATGCCACCCGATTACGAGTACTTGCGATATTCCTTTTCCGCCAGCCCAACTCCACAAAAGCAGAATTTAATTCACTTGGTGATGGATTATTTAAGTTAGCCTGCATCAGCATAGCCGCTTGATTCCCGGCTAAGGCTAATTCCCAGACATTGACGAAATCATAATCCACTAAACCAACTTTAATGTCAGGACGAAGTGAAAGTATATAATCAACAACTGTCACTAAATCCGTTTCAATTTCATCAAACACATCATTATTGGGTCCAGGCTGGGGTTGCATACCATTCTTCCATTTCCATAAAAGGTCATTACCTCCTAAACTTAAATGAACTATGTCAATGGTTGGATTATTCATAATGGCATTGTAAAGAGAATAAGTACGGACTGGATTGTTATTATCCCGTGGATTTGGCCAATCATCTGCAAAATGTTCTGCCATTGTTCCACCTATAGCAACCTTGTCCCCTTGAACACTCCATTCCCCTAATCCGTAGTAATTCAACACATAGGGCCAAATAGAGTCATTCCAAACAATCTCTGCCCAGCTATCTCCAACAATTAAAATACGCTGCGTTGCAGAGTGTGAAAAAGAAGTAATTCCTAACAATAAAACGGATAAGAATATTAAACGAGCAAAACTTTTGTTGGAATACATACTCATTCTCCTGCAGTTCAAAATTTCCTTCTTTCTTTGTTCTATATATACTTTAACATAAATTGTTACAAAAAAATTCATGAATAAAATTTCTATTATTCTTCTTTTGACAAATAATAATATTTTTTATCAAATTTTCTATCAAAACTATTGATTTTTATATAAAAGATTACTATAATATTAATAGATTAGTTTCTTTACTAATATAAAGGTAAAGATATGAATATAAAGGCTGATACATTTAAGGAGGAAGGCAATGAAAAGGTTTTATCATCTCAAATCTTTTTTTATTCTTATGCTGGCGATATTTGCTGTTGTAAATGGGCATGCTCAAACAGCAAGAATACTCATGGTAGGTGACGATTGGGCAGAAAAAATTTTAGATTATAATGTTTGGGGTAATATTTTAAATTATTATGGTTTTAGTGATGTATCTGTAATTGGAGATACAACAGCCGTTAGCGGCACAAGTGCAGCGGATTGGGCAAACAACATACCTAATCCAAAAGATGGAAACATGCCTATACGAACTTATTCTCTCCAGAATGCACTGTTAAACAACCCCACAGCAGATATTGTTTATTTATCACTCGGTCTTAATGATATATTAAAGAATTGGAAACGAGGGATGTTACCTCAACCCGGGGGTAACGATGATATATTCGATATGATCCAGCAAAATATTCAAAGCGTGGTAGACTACATCTTAACAATTCGACCTGATGTCAGAATTGCGTTAGCAGATTATGATTATATCAATATTTATGAACTCGCTTTTGAAGGGATTGAATCCGCACAGGAATTGTACATACAAATGGACTATCCCTCACCACTACAACTGAATCAGGCATTTTATGAATTAGGTTTAAGGAAAATACTTATCTCTGCAACTCGATATAGGACAGAATACATCCATAGTTTTGGTTTACAACAATATTGGTATGGGCATAATGGATATTATCTTAAAGATACAACCGTTGGTGAAGGAGAAAATTTTACAGATATCTTTTTTCCTCCCTTCCCAATGAACACGACTCCTTATCCGGGTTATCCTCCTTCATACGCTCCCCTTCCCGGTGGAGACATAAATTATCCCTCTCCAATATCTGCCATGGGAGATAACGGAACAGACCCCATTCATTTGAATGAAGAAGGATATAGAATAATATTTGAAAACTCCCTGTTCCAGCATATTTTTTATTGGTTGATAGATATAACTCCTCCTATTGTAGTTTCCATTAAAAGAAACCCAACTGCTTCAAATCCAACGCGAAATTCTACATTAGAATTTATTGTTACATTTAGTGAACCTGTATCTACGGTTACTCCTGCTGATTTTACGATAGATGCTCCCGGATTTACCGGTGCTTCCATTGTATCGGTTACAGGAAGTGGAACTACAAGAACTGTAACCGTTAATCGCGGAACAGGTAATGGTAATTTTAGCATTGATTTTTTAGATAGAGATACCATTGTTGATGATACTTAGAGAATATTAGGAAATAACTTAGGAGTGATATTTGGAAGTGGAAATGGAAATTATACTGCAGGAGAATATTATACAGTAGATACTTCTCGACCACTTGTTCAAATCACACCTACAATCCCATCACCTACAACAAATGATTATACAATCTTTTCTGTAGAATTTACCGAACCTGTAAAAGGGTTTACTGCGGAAGATATTACATTAACAACATCAGGAAACGGGTCTGCACAAGTAACAAATTTTTCGGGCAGTGGAGCCAATTATATCTTTCATCTTAATGTAAACCGCAGTTCTGACTTCTATGTGAATGTTATTATTAATGCAGGGGTTTGTACGGACCTTGTAGGAAATACCAATTATGGAGAAACATATTCAAATTATTTATTTCAGGAGCCAGCTTTTACAATCAATGAACTTTATAGAAGTAATGGTAAACTTGGAGATTTAATTTTAAATTCGGGAGATATACTAACAATTTATACAGGAGATCAAATATATCAACCTTTCTATAGAGTAAATGGAGGACTTGCAATTTCTGGTCGTTCTGTTGATATTGGAGGAGGGGATTATGCTGGAAAATTGGACTTTCAATCCATCTATGTGCCTTCTGGAGTTACAGTAAATGTGTCTGGAACAAATCCATTGGTTATATCTGCCACAAAAGACATTACATGGAATACGACATTGGATGTTTCAGGAACTGTTCCGGGTAGGGCTGGTGGAGGAACTGGCGGTAGTGGTGGTTCCGGTGGAGCAGGCGGGACAGGTGGAGCAGGTGGCTCTAACGGTGGTTATGGAGGAGCTGAAGCGGCAGGTGGAGCGGGAGGAAATGATAGTAATGGTGGAAATGGTCAAAATGGAACTTCTAATCCTGGAACTGCTGGTGAATCAGGTTTTGCTGGTAATCCAGGAGAAGCAGGTGCAAATGGTCCCAATGGTCAATTAGGCTTCGGTCGGCAAGGTACTGCAGGAAGTGGAGGAACAGGAGGTACGGCGGGAGGACCTTCTTCACAGTTGGCAAATGGAGGTAGTGCAGGAAGTGGTGGCTCTATTGGAACAGGAAGTTCAGCCCAAAATTGTGCAAGTGCACCTACTGGTGGAAGTGGAGGAAACGGTTCTAATGGAGGTAATGCCACTATCACGGGTGCCAGTGGTCTTTCAGGCGGGAATGGAAGCAATGGCACTCATGCAGAGTTTACAGCTCCTGCAAACAATCTAAATCTTGCTGCTGGTAATGGTGGAGGTGCTGGCGGTGGTGGCGGCGGCGGTGGTGGCGGACAAGGGGGCGGACAAGGGGGTGGAGGTGGTAGTGGTGGCAGTGGTGGTGGCGGTGGGATGGCAAGAACAAACACATGTAGTCAATGTGGAACATCTCAAAATGGTTACGGAGGATTTGGTGGTGCTGGTGGTGCAGGTGGCAGGGGAGGAGCAGGTGGACAAGGTGGAACTGCAAGTAAAGGTAGTAATGGAGGACAAGGCGGAAATGGAGGAGGATGTATAGTTCTTGCTGCTCGTGGTCTATTAAATTTTGGAGGGGTTATTGATATTTCAGCAGGTCCTCCACAAAATGGAGGTGCTGTTGTTCCATCAAATCCCGGTTCCTCTGGTATAAACCCAGGTAATAACTGGGATACAGGCGGGAATGGTTTTCCTGGTGGTTCGGGCATTTATGGCTTTCTATACGGTGCAACTTGCTATCCTATCACAGTATTAGGTGGTAATGGAGGAAATGGAGGAAGAGGTGGTGCTGGTGGAGTAGGTAGTTCGGGTGGCGCCAGTGGCTTATCCGGTGCTGGTGGTAATGGAGGGCGTGGAACACCAGGTATGGTTAAACTGCATGGAACTATTGTCTTTGCGGGAACAGGTTCAATTGCATGCAACAACTACACAACTTTAACAGACAATATTTATCGAGGGAGATTTACTTCTATATCGAACATGGCAACTCCGCAAAATCCTGCGTTTCTGGATAATATCCTCTTTGGAATCGCACGAAATCTTACTGTATTGCAAGCCCCAAAACCTTATGACCCCACAGAAATGGGATACCTTATCCCACAATTAATCGGCGGTCCTGCTTCTGGAGGCTTTACAGAGCCTGATTTCTGGAATAAAAGTCTGGTTGTTACACCTAAAAATGATTTGGTTGAACTTGTTGTGTTAGAAGGAAGCAATTCTATATTTAACTTAGTAAAACAAATATTTATTGTCAATAATGGAGGTGCCGATGCTAACGATGTGGTGCTGAATGTAAGTGGAGAAAATCCATATCTCATTGGGACCATACCCGATGGTGCAATATGGACAACAACAATTCCAAATTCAAGAACGGCTTCTATTAAAGTTGGCATGGACATTACTATTTCTCCTCAAAATACAGAAATACATACAGGAGACACTTTAACACTTAATGCCCAGGTAGTCGGTGGAACAGGAAACAAATCTTATCGCTGGCTGAAAGATGGGCAAGAAGTAGCCATTACGGCTGTCCCCTTCTTATATATATATAATGTTACTACTCAACACACAGGTGTTTATACTGTAGAGGTCACAGATAGCACCCACACAGAAAGTAGTGATAATTCCTCTACTGTGGTTGTTTATCCCGCTGTTAATATTGTTCAATCACCTATGGGTGGTATGTTTAACAAAGGTGATAATCTTGTTCTTTCGGTCAAAGCAACAGGTGGAAAAGGAAAATTGCATTATGTATGGAAAAGGAATAATACAAGTTTATCTGCTCCTGATATGCCCTATTTACTACTTTCGCCGGCAGGACCTGAAGATAGCGGTAGTTATTCTGTTGAAGTGTATGATGAAATAGGCACCGCACCTTTTGGACGCGTGGAAACAGGAAGTATTGAAATATTCGTTCAAAATACATTGAGCGTTCATGGTCCTTGTCCCGTTTGGGTATATGAGGGAACGGTTGCAGTTCCACTTGTAGTTATACCCAGTGGAGGAACCCCTGGATATCATTATCAATGGTTTAAGGATGAAAATAATAATGGTGAATTGGATACAGGTGAAGCATTAACAAATTCAGTAAAATATAATGGAGTAGATACGAATACTTTAACAATAAATAATATTTTGCTAAACGATACGGGGATATATCGTTGTGCTGTAACTGATAATGATGGGACAGGGACAACTATAATATCACCATCAGGGTATTTACATGTTCAGGAAGAACTTACCATTATATTACATCCTGAATCAACAGTCCGTAATCCGGGACAATCTGTGCTTTTCCGAGTAGAAACATCCGGAGGAATACAACCTTTGGTCTACAAATGGTATGGAAATAGTCAAGGTTTATTAAAAACTGCTTTACAACCTTCAGGGAAAGAACTTGCTCTCTCCAATTTAACCGAAACAAATGAAGACCTTTATTTTGTCCAGATACAAGATGCAGGATATAGAACTGTAATATCTAACAATGCGCAACTTATTATAGTTGATAATCCTCTAACAATTACGACCCATCCCGTAGGGATACATGCCTATACAGATGAATTTCCTACATATACTTTATCTGTTGGAACGGAA
Protein-coding sequences here:
- a CDS encoding immunoglobulin domain-containing protein, giving the protein MIFGSGNGNYTAGEYYTVDTSRPLVQITPTIPSPTTNDYTIFSVEFTEPVKGFTAEDITLTTSGNGSAQVTNFSGSGANYIFHLNVNRSSDFYVNVIINAGVCTDLVGNTNYGETYSNYLFQEPAFTINELYRSNGKLGDLILNSGDILTIYTGDQIYQPFYRVNGGLAISGRSVDIGGGDYAGKLDFQSIYVPSGVTVNVSGTNPLVISATKDITWNTTLDVSGTVPGRAGGGTGGSGGSGGAGGTGGAGGSNGGYGGAEAAGGAGGNDSNGGNGQNGTSNPGTAGESGFAGNPGEAGANGPNGQLGFGRQGTAGSGGTGGTAGGPSSQLANGGSAGSGGSIGTGSSAQNCASAPTGGSGGNGSNGGNATITGASGLSGGNGSNGTHAEFTAPANNLNLAAGNGGGAGGGGGGGGGGQGGGQGGGGGSGGSGGGGGMARTNTCSQCGTSQNGYGGFGGAGGAGGRGGAGGQGGTASKGSNGGQGGNGGGCIVLAARGLLNFGGVIDISAGPPQNGGAVVPSNPGSSGINPGNNWDTGGNGFPGGSGIYGFLYGATCYPITVLGGNGGNGGRGGAGGVGSSGGASGLSGAGGNGGRGTPGMVKLHGTIVFAGTGSIACNNYTTLTDNIYRGRFTSISNMATPQNPAFLDNILFGIARNLTVLQAPKPYDPTEMGYLIPQLIGGPASGGFTEPDFWNKSLVVTPKNDLVELVVLEGSNSIFNLVKQIFIVNNGGADANDVVLNVSGENPYLIGTIPDGAIWTTTIPNSRTASIKVGMDITISPQNTEIHTGDTLTLNAQVVGGTGNKSYRWLKDGQEVAITAVPFLYIYNVTTQHTGVYTVEVTDSTHTESSDNSSTVVVYPAVNIVQSPMGGMFNKGDNLVLSVKATGGKGKLHYVWKRNNTSLSAPDMPYLLLSPAGPEDSGSYSVEVYDEIGTAPFGRVETGSIEIFVQNTLSVHGPCPVWVYEGTVAVPLVVIPSGGTPGYHYQWFKDENNNGELDTGEALTNSVKYNGVDTNTLTINNILLNDTGIYRCAVTDNDGTGTTIISPSGYLHVQEELTIILHPESTVRNPGQSVLFRVETSGGIQPLVYKWYGNSQGLLKTALQPSGKELALSNLTETNEDLYFVQIQDAGYRTVISNNAQLIIVDNPLTITTHPVGIHAYTDEFPTYTLSVGTEGGYGTIQFLWLRNGEPAPGINNQPDYVFSPLAPELSGIYTCQVWDEVPDNTLVTDEAEILFAEHMTYTKNLEPVIFAPYNESLTLSVSLNGGMGNLSYQWWYNKGNGATEIGANTTVLELGYPTKEQDGEYYIISQDERESLQSNVCRVYAGENLAITQHPSNVMLYTDEAEHFELNVETTDGFGTRQYTWYKDEEIVLEENTSPLYVSPTLEESLSGDYYVRVRDAKDTLLSNIAHVLIGQRITITLQPQGGSITEGDTWTFSVAITGGLGDIHYQWKYQPNNSTEIYNIGDDAPQFIINDAALEDAGTYWVEISDNKSVITSNYCSLTVSKAIPAYNIGYLGILILLIGIISSIFISRRNLHKQSR